One Megachile rotundata isolate GNS110a chromosome 5, iyMegRotu1, whole genome shotgun sequence genomic region harbors:
- the LOC100877969 gene encoding BTB/POZ domain-containing protein 1 isoform X1, producing MSSESSWNDVPNVVSRLNNLRLGHEDNDESQQNMNLTASGDSYSEPVCSTQPIGNVTLSRARRALNFICDEDQPTSSTARGGEPSSSNGDNRPPTNAANALHLERRPQNQVALENISTSSQATVAYNWQGTKATMRERIVFLFNNEILSDVSFIVGRGAQKQRIPAHKLVLSSGSAVFDAMFNGTLATASSEIEVPDVEPAAFLAVLLFLYTDEIQIDPETVMTTLYTAKKYAVSALEKHCVDYLKNNLTSDNAFLLLTQARLFDEPQLAAVCLDTIDRFTTEALNADGFTDIDIDTLKIVLERDTLRVRESKIFQAVVRWSEAECIRHQLPVTPENQRLVLGSAFSLVRFPLMSKEEFTAGPAQSGLLTNSEVLSLFSYFILNPKPMIEFQTMPRCCMTGKEQTVCRFQHTKSRWGYNGTSDRIRFSVDRRIFLIGYGVYGSMHGPAIYEVLIELIHTASGKVIATNATSFSCDGSKYTYRLMFKELAEILPNTIYTASATFKGPYSHYGTKGLKTVMVDSDSGNGKVKFEFSIEAGDNNGTSTDEGQIPELIFYT from the exons ATGTCCTCGGAATCTTCCTGGAATGACGTGCCAAATGTTGTGTCGAGACTAAATAATTTACGCTTAGGCCATGAGGATAATGATGAATCTCAACAAAACATGAATCTTACTGCTTCTGGAGATTCATATTCTGAACCTGTCTGTAGTACTCAACCAATTGGTAATGTTACTCTTTCACGCGCCAGAAGAGCACTGAATTTTATTTGTGATGAAGACCAACCAACTTCATCAACAGCTAGAGGTGGAGAACCCTCTTCCTCAAATGGGGATAA TAGACCTCCGACAAATGCAGCAAATGCATTACACTTGGAAAGAAGACCTCAGAATCAAGTTGCTTTGGAAAATATATCAACAAGCAGTCAAGCAACTGTAGCTTATAATTGGCAAGGTACAAAAGCAACAATGCGTGAAAGAATTGTTTTTCTTttcaataatgaaatattatcgGACGTGAGCTTTATAGTAGGAAGGGGAGCACAAAAACAACGTATACCAGCTCATAAACTAGTCTTATCTTCTGGAAGTGCCGTTTTTGATGCAATGTTTAATGGAACACTTGCAACAGCTTCTTCAGAAATAGAAGTACCTGATGTAGAGCCTGCTGCTTTTTTAGCAGTGCTCCTTTTTTTATATACAGATGAGATACAGATAGATCCTGAAACTGTGATGACAACATTGTATACAGCTAAGAAGTATGCAGTGTCAGCTTTAGAAAAGCATTGCGTGGATTATTTGAAGAATAATTTAACCAGTGATAATGCTTTCTTACTTTTAACGCAAGCTCGTCTTTTTGATGAACCTCAGTTGGCTGCAGTATGTTTGGATACTATAGATAGATTTACTACAGAGGCATTAAATGCAGATGGATTTACAGATATTGATATCgatacattaaaaattgttttggaAAGAGATACTTTGCGTGTTAGAGAATCTAAAATATTTCAAGCAGTCGTCAG ATGGTCAGAAGCAGAATGTATAAGGCATCAATTACCAGTTACTCCAGAAAATCAACGTTTAGTATTGGGAAGTGCTTTTTCCTTAGTTCGTTTCCCTTTAATGTCAAAAGAAGAATTTACTGCTGGTCCAGCACAATCTGGACTTCTGACTAATTCAGAG gttctttctttattttcatattttatactgAATCCAAAGCCAATGATAGAATTTCAAACAATGCCTCGTTGTTGTATGACGGGTAAGGAACAAACGGTTTGCAGATTTCAACATACTAAGAGTAGATGGGGGTATAATGGAACAAGTGATCGTATAAG gtTTAGCGTCGATAGACGTATATTTCTTATCGGTTATGGAGTTTATGGTAGCATGCATGGTCCAGCGATTTACGAAGTATTAATAGAATTAATACACACTGCTTCTGGGAAAGTGATTGCTACTAATGCAACAAGTTTTAGCTGTGATGGTTCAAAGTACACTTATCGCTTAATGTTTAAAGAGTTAGCAGAAATTTTACCCAATACAATTTACACAGCATCAGCAACATTTAAG GGTCCTTATTCACATTATGGAACTAAGGGCTTAAAAACGGTAATGGTGGATAGTGATTCAGGAAATGGGaaagttaaatttgaatttagtaTTGAAGCTGGAGATAATAATGGAACATCTACAGATGAAGGACAAATTCCTGAGCTTATATTTTACACTTAA
- the LOC100877969 gene encoding BTB/POZ domain-containing protein 1 isoform X2 → MSSESSWNDVPNVVSRLNNLRLGHEDNDESQQNMNLTASGDSYSEPVCSTQPIGNVTLSRARRALNFICDEDQPTSSTARGGEPSSSNGDKPPTNAANALHLERRPQNQVALENISTSSQATVAYNWQGTKATMRERIVFLFNNEILSDVSFIVGRGAQKQRIPAHKLVLSSGSAVFDAMFNGTLATASSEIEVPDVEPAAFLAVLLFLYTDEIQIDPETVMTTLYTAKKYAVSALEKHCVDYLKNNLTSDNAFLLLTQARLFDEPQLAAVCLDTIDRFTTEALNADGFTDIDIDTLKIVLERDTLRVRESKIFQAVVRWSEAECIRHQLPVTPENQRLVLGSAFSLVRFPLMSKEEFTAGPAQSGLLTNSEVLSLFSYFILNPKPMIEFQTMPRCCMTGKEQTVCRFQHTKSRWGYNGTSDRIRFSVDRRIFLIGYGVYGSMHGPAIYEVLIELIHTASGKVIATNATSFSCDGSKYTYRLMFKELAEILPNTIYTASATFKGPYSHYGTKGLKTVMVDSDSGNGKVKFEFSIEAGDNNGTSTDEGQIPELIFYT, encoded by the exons ATGTCCTCGGAATCTTCCTGGAATGACGTGCCAAATGTTGTGTCGAGACTAAATAATTTACGCTTAGGCCATGAGGATAATGATGAATCTCAACAAAACATGAATCTTACTGCTTCTGGAGATTCATATTCTGAACCTGTCTGTAGTACTCAACCAATTGGTAATGTTACTCTTTCACGCGCCAGAAGAGCACTGAATTTTATTTGTGATGAAGACCAACCAACTTCATCAACAGCTAGAGGTGGAGAACCCTCTTCCTCAAATGGGGATAA ACCTCCGACAAATGCAGCAAATGCATTACACTTGGAAAGAAGACCTCAGAATCAAGTTGCTTTGGAAAATATATCAACAAGCAGTCAAGCAACTGTAGCTTATAATTGGCAAGGTACAAAAGCAACAATGCGTGAAAGAATTGTTTTTCTTttcaataatgaaatattatcgGACGTGAGCTTTATAGTAGGAAGGGGAGCACAAAAACAACGTATACCAGCTCATAAACTAGTCTTATCTTCTGGAAGTGCCGTTTTTGATGCAATGTTTAATGGAACACTTGCAACAGCTTCTTCAGAAATAGAAGTACCTGATGTAGAGCCTGCTGCTTTTTTAGCAGTGCTCCTTTTTTTATATACAGATGAGATACAGATAGATCCTGAAACTGTGATGACAACATTGTATACAGCTAAGAAGTATGCAGTGTCAGCTTTAGAAAAGCATTGCGTGGATTATTTGAAGAATAATTTAACCAGTGATAATGCTTTCTTACTTTTAACGCAAGCTCGTCTTTTTGATGAACCTCAGTTGGCTGCAGTATGTTTGGATACTATAGATAGATTTACTACAGAGGCATTAAATGCAGATGGATTTACAGATATTGATATCgatacattaaaaattgttttggaAAGAGATACTTTGCGTGTTAGAGAATCTAAAATATTTCAAGCAGTCGTCAG ATGGTCAGAAGCAGAATGTATAAGGCATCAATTACCAGTTACTCCAGAAAATCAACGTTTAGTATTGGGAAGTGCTTTTTCCTTAGTTCGTTTCCCTTTAATGTCAAAAGAAGAATTTACTGCTGGTCCAGCACAATCTGGACTTCTGACTAATTCAGAG gttctttctttattttcatattttatactgAATCCAAAGCCAATGATAGAATTTCAAACAATGCCTCGTTGTTGTATGACGGGTAAGGAACAAACGGTTTGCAGATTTCAACATACTAAGAGTAGATGGGGGTATAATGGAACAAGTGATCGTATAAG gtTTAGCGTCGATAGACGTATATTTCTTATCGGTTATGGAGTTTATGGTAGCATGCATGGTCCAGCGATTTACGAAGTATTAATAGAATTAATACACACTGCTTCTGGGAAAGTGATTGCTACTAATGCAACAAGTTTTAGCTGTGATGGTTCAAAGTACACTTATCGCTTAATGTTTAAAGAGTTAGCAGAAATTTTACCCAATACAATTTACACAGCATCAGCAACATTTAAG GGTCCTTATTCACATTATGGAACTAAGGGCTTAAAAACGGTAATGGTGGATAGTGATTCAGGAAATGGGaaagttaaatttgaatttagtaTTGAAGCTGGAGATAATAATGGAACATCTACAGATGAAGGACAAATTCCTGAGCTTATATTTTACACTTAA